One genomic segment of Hevea brasiliensis isolate MT/VB/25A 57/8 chromosome 3, ASM3005281v1, whole genome shotgun sequence includes these proteins:
- the LOC131178358 gene encoding uncharacterized protein LOC131178358, whose protein sequence is MSLYVRGRELRGALSGEMPLYILMYRENYLNVSDLNPSLPSSVASLLQDYQDVFPDEVPLGLPPIRDIEHQIDFILGAQIPNSPAYRSSLAETKKLQREVDELLAKGYIHKSMCPCAIPVLPVPKKDGTYRMCMDYSVVNKITMNKNIDEHLRYLKLVFDVMRKEKLYANVKKCSFCLEKIMFLGLIVSSKGVIVDDKKVKAIRDWPTLKNANEVGSFHGLGKEHEQAFAMLKEKLYSAPLLILPNFDKTLEIECDVSGVGIGAILLQEKHPIAYFSEKLYSATLNYSTNGKELYALVRALETWQHYLWPNEFVMHSDHKSLKAKKNVVADALSHKYNLFTSLDSKLLGFECVKELYEHDDDFAAIFHAYLLPLPIDYIASLDGEKKAEMAKKMHEQAKLHLERKNEQYASHANKGQKPTIFEPGDLVWVHLRKKRFPNQRKPKLHPRSDGPFQVLESINDNAYKIELPSDYGVVVLLR, encoded by the exons ATGAGCTTGTATGTTAGGGGAAGAGAGTTGAGAGGAGCTTTGAGTGGTGAGATGCCATTATACATTCTCATGTATAGGGAGAACTATTTAAATGTTTCTGACCTTAACCCCAGTCTTCCTTCTTCTGTTGCATCTCTTTTACAGGATTACCAAGATGTGTTTCCAGATGAGGTACCTTTGGGTTTACCACCTATTAGGGATATTGAACACCAGATAGATTTCATTCTTGGTGCTCAAATTCCTAATAGTCCAGCTTATAGAAGTAGTCTAGCTGAGACTAAGAAGCTTCAAAGAGAAGTAGATGAGCTTTTGGCTAAGGGATATATTCATAAGAGCATGTGTCCTTGCGCAATTCCTGTTTTACCTGTgccaaagaaggatgggacatatAGGATGTGCATGGATTATAGTGTTGTGAATAAAATCACTATGAA CAAAAACATTGATGAGCATTTGCGTTATTTGAAACTTGTGTTTGATGTGATGAGAAAAGAAAAGTTGTATGCAAATGTGAAAAAGTGTTCTTTTTGCTTAGAAAAAATTATGTTTTTGGGGCTTATTGTGAGTAGCAAAGGTGTTATAGTAGATGACAAAAAAGTTAAGGCAATTAGAGATTGGCCAACACTTAAAAATGCAAATGAAGTTGGGAGTTTTCATGGATTA GGTAAAGAACATGAACAGGCATTTGCTATGCTTAAAGAGAAATTGTATTCTGCACCTTTATTGATTTTGCCTAATTTTGACAAGACACTTGAGATTGAATGTGATGTATCAGGTGTAGGGATTGGAGCTATTCTCTTGCAAGAGAAACACCCAATTGCTTACTTTAGTGAAAAGTTGTATAGTGCCACATTGAATTATTCTACAAATGGCAAAGAGTTGTATGCATTAGTTAGGGCATTAGAGACATGGCAACATTATCTATGGCCTAATGAATTTGTCATGCATTCTGATCATAAGTCTTTGAA GGCAAAAAAAAATGTGGTAGCTGATGCACTCTCCCACAAGTATAATCTTTTTACTTCTCTTGATTCTAAATTGTTGGGATTTGAGTGTGTTAAAGAATTATATGAGCATGATGATGACTTTGCTGCCATATTCCATGCAT ATTTGTTACCATTGCCTATTGATTATATTGCTTCATTGGATGGTGAGAAAAAGGCTGAAATGGCTAAAAAGATGCATGAACAAGCAAAGTTGCATCTAGAAAGGAAAAATGAGCAATATGCATCTCACGCTAACAAGGGGCAAAAGCCTACGATTTTTGAACCAGGTGACTTGGTATGGGTCCATTTGAGAAAGAAAAGATTTCCTAACCAAAGAAAACCTAAGTTGCATCCTAGAAGTGATGGCCCTTTTCAGGTGCTTGAAAGCATTAATGATAATGCTTATAAGATAGAATTGCCTAGTGATTATGGTGTTGTGGTACTTTTAAGGTAA